A genomic segment from Lates calcarifer isolate ASB-BC8 linkage group LG13, TLL_Latcal_v3, whole genome shotgun sequence encodes:
- the oclnb gene encoding uncharacterized protein oclnb, whose amino-acid sequence MSSGGVGSATRFDRVREIPYYDQVPVGSSWRDEDFPPPPAPLHGPVQAVSLDPLPPPPLPEQPAVGLESVSVPSDDVPTEDECNAKDIKPVHRFIPNSVKNFFRGSGSNRGSKGWSIPPPQPAPHSPAPSSRNSAYCHTTAGVPCSPPHSAPPSPSWDPYRSSGGSYISQKEQDGLLLGADALNSASAVPTNLSALTYQEQVEQYHQRYAYMKSWAGLLRILGCVELLLGAAVFACVCAYVHKDNEWFNMYGYSQPQMFGGIGGGVGSYGNGYYTGPKTPFVLVVAGLAWIVTVILVVLGMTIYYRAILLDSSWWPLTECSINLVLAMLYIAAGVVYVRDTTRGGLCNIPVFNNGINGAFCRTEAGQTAAIVFLFITMVLYFISVGVCLKLWRHEAARMRKEGLALEMKTTGSSVPLSILGPASRASEQTPLPTIHPDIIDAPNSFTAASVTMLEPEILQRHIPAGHIPKPVVIADYVAKYPSIRTEEEKEQYKAVFNDQYAEYKELHAEVQAMAKKFEEMDEMMQNLPSRPSSQMEKERISSILMEYQRKKADPTYFEKRERCEYLKNKLSHIKQRIQEYNSAMGWNDSNSRGLEDAAARLVCCLSFITPVPPQFAPGSDGSSQQQSECQLDFNMPNNKHNPPPYQPNGSKHHSSRHRHSELMSNPAFSYYPGDKMLHFYRWTSPPGVMKILCIIIIIMCVAVFACVASTLAWDYDMSLMGLGGGTGLLPGYGYGGSYGGSYGGSYGTSYGGSYGGSMGSGGSYGYGSGYGGTEMDPKAGKGFIIAISAITFIAVLIIFVLVVSKQNSARSSKFYLAAIIICAILAFLMIIATIVYLVSVNPTAQSTGSVYYSQIRQLCAQYQTQTQAQGIFLNQYLYHYCVVEPQEAIAIVLGFLVFVALIILLVFAVKTRSEIRRWGIHRILWEEVKVVQKVPHNSVGEWVNNVSGDPEVLLNDYNDKVGGSRDYLDRLDHNKPLYLPGDSDISSSVGGLKPRLKDYDTGAESGDDLEEEDFSVLLPSIVDEQERLNYKREFDHDHQEYKSLQAELDSINQDLADLNRELNGHPEGSPQFLDAMNEYTRLKNLKRSPEYQIKKRRCKYLRSRLSHIKKKISEYDRRP is encoded by the exons ATGTCTTCAGGAGGAGTTGGTTCTGCCACCAGGTTTGACCGGGTGCGGGAGATCCCATACTATGACCAGGTCCCTGTGGGCTCCTCATGGCGGGATGAGGACTTCCCTCCACCCCCGGCACCCTTGCATGGACCAGTGCAGGCTGTCAGCTTAGATccccttccccctccccctctaCCCGAACAGCCAGCTGTTGGGCTTGAATCTGTCTCCGTCCCCAGTGATGATGTCCCAACAGAGGACGAGTGTAATGCCAAAGACATTAAGCCAGTCCACCGCTTCATCCCCAACTCTGTCAAGAACTTCTTCCGTGGCAGTGGCAGTAACCGTGGCAGCAAGGGTTGGTCCATTCCTCCACCTCAACCTGCTCCCCACTCACCTGCTCCCTCATCCAGGAATAGTGCCTACTGTCACACTACAGCAGGGGTCCCCTGCTCCCCCCCCCACTCTGCCCCTCCATCACCATCCTGGGACCCTTACCGCAGCTCTGGAGGCAGCTACATCTCTCAGAAGGAGCAAGATGGGCTGCTGCTCGGTGCTGACGCTCTCAACTCTGCATCTGCAGTGCCCACCAATCTCTCAGCCCTGACCTATcaggagcaggtggagcagTATCACCAGCGCTATGCCTACATGAAGTCCTGGGCTGGCCTGCTGAGGATCCTTGGCTGCGTGGAGCTGCTGCTTGGAGCAGCAGTGTTTGCCTGCGTCTGTGCTTATGTTCATAAAGACAATGAGTGGTTCAATATGTATGGATACTCCCAGCCACAGATGTTTGGGGGCATTGGTGGAGGTGTTGGTTCATATGGGAACGGCTACTACACAGGCCCCAAGACTCCTTTTGTCCTGGTGGTGGCTGGTCTTGCGTGGATAGTGACTGTTATTCTGGTTGTTCTTGGGATGACCATATACTACAGAGCGATCCTTCTAGACTCTTCTTGGTGGCCACTCACGGAGTGTTCCATCAACCTGGTCTTGGCAATGCTCTATATAGCAGCAGGGGTAGTGTATGTGAGGGACACTACACGTGGGGGGCTGTGCAACATACCGGTTTTCAATAATGGAATAAACGGGGCGTTCTGCCGCACCGAGGCTGGCCAGACAGCAGCCattgtcttcctcttcatcaccatGGTGCTGTACTTCATCAGTGTAGGAGTGTGTCTAAAGCTGTGGAGACATGAAGCAGCCAGGATGAGGAAGGAGGGGCTGGCACTGGAG ATGAAAACCACTGGATCATCAGTCCCTCTGTCCATA CTGGGTCCAGCATCCAGGGCCTCAGAGCAGACTCCTCTCCCCACCATTCACCCAGACATCATAGATGCCCCGAACAGCTTTACAGCTGCTTCTGTGACTATGCTGGAGCCAGAGATTCTCCAACGTCACATACCCGCAGGACACATCCCCAAACCTGTTGTTATAGCCGACTATGTGGC CAAATACCCCAGCATTcgcacagaggaggagaaggagcagtACAAGGCTGTGTTCAATGACCAGTATGCTGAGTACAAGGAACTGCACGCTGAGGTTCAGGCAATGGCCAAGAAATTTGAAGAGATGGATGAGATGATGCAGAACCTTCCCTCCCGGCCTTCCAGCCAAATG GAGAAGGAGCGGATCAGTAGCATTTTAATGGAATATCAGAGAAAGAAAGCT gACCCAACATATTTTGAAAAAAGGGAGAGGTGTGAGTACCTAAAGAACAAGCTCTCTCATATCAAACAGAGGATTCAGGAGTACAACAGTGCCATGGGCTGGAACGACAGCAACT CGCGCGGTCTAGAGGATGCGGCCGCGCGCCTGGTGTGTTGTTTGTCCTTCATCACACCAGTACCACCGCAGTTTGCACCGGGATCAGACGGTTCATCACAGCAG cagagtGAGTGTCAGCTGGATTTCAATATGCCgaacaacaaacacaacccCCCACCATACCAGCCAAATGGTAGCAAACA CCATAGCAGCAGACATAGGCACAGTGAGCTCATGTCCAACCCAGCCTTTTCCTACTACCCAGGAGACAAGATGCTTCATTTCTATCGCTGGACTTCACCACCGGGTGTGATGAAGATATTgtgtatcatcatcatcatcatgtgtgtggctgtgtttgcctgtgtggcATCCACACTGGCCTGGGATTACGACATGAGTCTTATGGGTCTGGGGGGTGGAACTGGTTTGTTGCCAGGTTATGGATATGGTGGTTCATACGGCGGCTCATACGGTGGCTCGTATGGCACCAGTTATGGCGGCTCATATGGAGGAAGCATGGGCAGTGGCGGTTCCTATGGCTATGGCTCTGGCTATGGAGGAACAGAGATGGATCCCAAAGCTGGCAAAGGCTTCATCATAGCCATTTCGGCCATTACCTTTATAGCTGTGCTCATCATATTTGTGTTGGTCGTTTCAAAGCAAAATTCTGCCCGCTCTTCAAAGTTCTACCTGGCAGCCATCATCATCTGTGCGATCTTAGCATTTCTGATGATCATTGCCACTATTGTGTACCTGGTGTCAGTGAACCCAACAGCTCAGTCCACAGGATCTGTCTACTACAGCCAAATCCGCCAGTTGTGTGCCCAGTACCAGACACAGACCCAAGCTCAGGGCATCTTCCTCAACCAGTACCTTTACCATTACTGCGTGGTGGAGCCCCAAGAG GCCATAGCTATTGTCCTGGGCTTCCTGGTGTTTGTTGCCCTCATCATCCTGCTGGTGTTTGCCGTCAAGACTCGCTCAGAGATCAGGCGCTGGGGCATTCACCGCATTCTCTGGGAGGAAGTGAAGGTTGTCCAAAAGGTTCCACACAACAGTGTTGGGGAGTGG GTGAACAATGTGTCTGGGGACCCAGAGGTACTACTGAATGACTATAACGACAAAGTTGGGGGGTCCAGAGACTATTTGGATCGACTGGACCACAACAAGCCTCTTTACCTACCAGG AGACTCCGACATCAGTAGCTCAGTTGGAGGCCTGAAGCCTAGGCTGAAGGACTATGACACTGGTGCAGAGTCTGGAGAtgacctggaggaggaggacttcAGTGT TTTGCTTCCTTCCATCGTAGACGAGCAAGAACGACTGAACTACAAACGTGAGTTTGACCATGATCACCAGGAGTACAAGAGCCTGCAGGCTGAGCTGGACAGCATAAACCAGGACCTGGCTGACCTGAACAGAGAGCTAAATGGACATCCTGAGGGCAGTCCACAGTTTCTG GATGCCATGAATGAATACACCAGACTAAAGAATCTCAAGAGG TCCCCAGAATACCAGATTAAGAAGAGGAGGTGTAAATATCTCAGATCCAGACTGTCACACATCAAGAAGAAGATCAGCGAGTACGACCGCCGGCCTTGA
- the gtf2h2 gene encoding general transcription factor IIH subunit 2 has translation MDEEPERAKRWEGGYERTWEVLKEDESGSLKATVEEILFQSKRKRVIESHEQVRLGMMRHLYVVIDCSRSMEDQDLKPNRLTSTLKLMEAFVDEYFDQNPISQVGIITTKNKRAEKLTDLSGNPKKHIAALKKAVDTVCVGEPSLYNSLNQALQSLKHMPGHTSREILIILSSLTTCDPANIYELIKTLKSLKVRVSVIGLSAEVRVCTVLTRETGGLYHVILDESHFKELLMMHVKPPPASSSSECSLIRMGFPQHTVAALTDQDAKPSFSMSHLDSSSGPGLSLGGYFCPQCHAKYTELPVECKVCGLTLVSAPHLARSFHHLFPLQAFVESPLEELQGDRYCQACQGELKDKSIFTCTSCHSVFCVECDVFIHDTLHCCPCCIHSQVTPL, from the exons ATGGATGAAGAACCTGAGAGAGCCAAGCGATGGGAAGGGGGCTATGAGAGGACATG GGAGGTCCTGAAGGAGGATGAATCTGGCTCACTTAAAGCCACAGTGGAAGAGATCCTGTTCCAGTCCAAAAGgaaaag GGTGATAGAAAGTCATGAACAAGTGAGGCTTGGAATG ATGCGTCACCTCTATGTGGTGATAGACTGTTCAAGAAGTATGGAGGACCAGGACTTGAAACCAAACCGCCTAACCTCTACTCTAAAG CTGATGGAAGCTTTTGTCGATGAGTATTTCGACCAAAACCCCATCAGTCAG GTGGGCATCATTACCACAAAGAATAAAAGGGCTGAGAAGTTGACTGATCTGTCAG GAAATCCAAAGAAACACATCGCTGCTCTGAAAAAAGCAGTGGACACTGTGTGTGTCGGAGAGCCGTCCCTGTACAACTCTCTCAACCAGGCCTTACAATCCCTCAA GCACATGCCTGGACATACGAGCCGGGAGATCCTGATAATCCTCAGTAGCCTCACTACGTGTGATCCAGCCAACATTTATGAGCTGATCAAG ACCCTGAAGTCTCTAAAGGTGCGGGTGTCAGTCATCGGTCTGTCAGCAGAGGTCCGGGTGTGTACAGTCTTGACAAGGGAGACTGGCGGCTTGTACCACGTTATCCTGGATGAGAGTCACTTCAAAGAGCTTCTGATGATGCATGTCAAACCTCCTCCAGCCAGCTCCTCATCAGAATGCTCTTTAATACGCATGG GTTTTCCTCAGCACACTGTCGCTGCTCTGACTGACCAGGATGCCAAGCCTTCATTCAGCATGTC TCATCtggacagcagcagtggtcCAGGTCTGTCTCTGGGAGGGTACTTTTGTCCGCAGTGCCACGCCAAGTACACAGAGCTTCCTGTGGAGTGTAAAGTCTGTG GTTTGACTTTGGTGTCAGCCCCCCATCTCGCCAGATCCTTCCACCACCTCTTTCCCCTCCAAGCCTTTGTAGAGAGTCCTTTGGAGGAGCTCCAAGGAGACAG GTACTGTCAAGCGTGTCAAGGGGAGCTAAAGGATAAAAGT aTTTTCACCTGCACATCATgccacagtgtgttttgtgtggagTGTGATGTCTTCATCCATGATACACTCCACTGCTGCCCCTGCTGTATCCACAGTCAGGTCACCCCATTGTGA